The Vibrio metoecus sequence AAAACCCTTGAAGGTGCCGCGGTAAACGATGTGGCTTCTTTGGATGCGGTGAAATAACAACAGGAAGAAAACATGAGTCAATTCATGAATCTAGAAGGCAAAGTTGCTCTAGTGACAGGTGCAAGCCGCGGTATTGGTAAAGCGATTGCTGAACTGTTAGCCGAACGTGGTGCCAAAGTGATTGGTACGGCGACCAGCGAAAGCGGTGCGCAAGCGATCAGTGACTACTTGGGTGACAATGGTAAAGGCATGGCACTGAATGTGACCAATCCTGAATCGATTGAAGCGGTTCTGAAAACCATCACTGATGAGTTTGGCGGCGTGGATATTCTGGTGAACAATGCCGGTATCACTCGCGATAACCTGCTGATGCGTATGAAAGAAGAAGAGTGGTCAGACATTATGGAGACCAACCTGACTTCCATTTTCCGCCTGTCCAAAGCTGTGCTGCGCGGCATGATGAAAAAACGCCACGGCCGAATCATCAACGTTGGCTCTGTTGTTGGCACTATGGGTAACGCAGGTCAAGCCAACTACGCGGCAGCAAAAGCGGGCGTAATTGGCTTTACAAAGTCAATGGCGCGTGAAGTTGCATCGCGTGGTGTGACCGTCAACACAGTTGCACCAGGTTTTATCGAAACTGATATGACAAAAGCACTGAATGACGACCAGCGTACTGCTACACTAGCGCAGGTTCCAGCAGGTCGACTGGGGGATCCTCGTGAAATTGCATCTGCGGTTGCTTTCCTAGCATCACCAGAAGCGGCATACATCACCGGTGAAACACTGCATGTGAACGGTGGTATGTACATGATCTAACTTTTTTGCCTCGTAAATCTTATCTGTTAGGTGAGAAATGAGGCAAATTTGTGTGAGAAATGTTGGTAGCATGCACAATATTTATGCATGATTTATATCAAAAATGGTGTGAATTTCGGTTAAAATCGCCTAATTTGTGGTTAGACCAGAAACCTCACGCTTGCAACTTTCCCTAGTTCGAATAAACTACGGAATCATCGCATTAGGCGAAATCTGTAAAGGAAAAGAAAAAATGAGCAACATCGAAGAACGCGTAAAGAAAATCATTGTTGAACAGCTAGGTGTAGACGAAGCAGAAGTAAAGAATGAATCTTCTTTCGTTGAAGACCTGGGTGCTGATTCTCTTGACACTGTTGAGCTGGTAATGGCTCTGGAAGAGGAATTCGATACTGAGATTCCTGATGAAGAAGCAGAGAAAATCACTACTGTTCAAGCTGCGATCGATTACGTAACCAGCAACGCTCAGTAATCTCTCCTCAGGCGGCTCACTGGCCGCCTGAATTTTTATAAGCTCTCAAACCTCTCTCATTTCAATTTCAATTCCGGAGAATATTATCGTGTCCAAGCGTCGCGTTGTTGTCACTGGCATGGGTATGTTGTCACCGGTAGGCAACACTGTAGAGTCATCTTGGAAAGCCTTGTTGGCAGGCCAAAGCGGCATCGTCAATATTGAGCACTTCGACACTACCAATTTTTCTACTCGTTTCGCAGGCCTAGTTAAAGGTTTTGACTGCGAGCAGTACATGTCAAAAAAAGATGCCCGCAAAATGGATTTGTTTATCCAGTATGGTATTGCTGCGGGTATTCAGGCTTTGGAAGATTCAGGCCTAGAAGTTAATGAAGAAAATGCTGCACGTATTGGTGTTGCAATTGGTTCTGGTATCGGTGGCCTTGAGCTGATTGAAACCGGACATCAAGCGTTAATGGAGAAAGGCCCACGTAAGGTTAGCCCTTTCTTTGTACCATCGACCATTGTGAATATGATTGCGGGTAATCTGTCTATCATGCGTGGTCTACGTGGTCCAAACATTGCGATTTCAACGGCTTGTACCACAGGCTTGCATAACATTGGCCATGCGGCTCGCATGATTGCTTATGGTGATGCGGACGCTATGGTGGCGGGTGGTGCAGAAAAAGCATCCACACCACTGGGTATGGCTGGCTTTGGTGCGGCAAAAGCACTTTCAACTCGTAACGATGAGCCACAAAAAGCGTCTCGTCCTTGGGATAAAGACCGTGATGGTTTTGTGCTGGGTGATGGTGCTGGTGTGATGGTGCTCGAAGAGTATGAACACGCGAAAGCACGTGGCGCGAAAATTTATGCTGAAGTAGTTGGCTTTGGTATGTCGGGTGATGCTTATCACATGACTTCACCAAGTGAAGACGGCTCTGGCGGCGCGCTAGCGATGGAAGCTGCAATGCGTGATGCTGGAGTGACTGGCGAGCAAATTGGCTACGTTAATGCTCATGGCACATCAACACCTGCGGGTGATGTTGCGGAAGTCAAAGGCATTAAACGTGCTTTGGGTGAAGCGGGTACTAAACAAGTGCTGATTTCATCGACTAAGTCAATGACAGGCCATTTGTTGGGTGCTGCCGGCTCTGCTGAAGCGATCATCACAGTGATGTCTTTGGTTGACCAAATCGTCCCTCCTACGATCAATTTGGATAATCCAGAAGAAGAGTTGGGTGTGGATTTGGTACCCCACGTGGCGCGTAAAGTTGAGAACATGGAATACGCCATGTGTAACTCATTCGGCTTTGGTGGTACTAACGGTAGCTTGATTTTCAAACGCATGTAAAAACTTCATCAGTCTTTACTTGAGTTCAGACGGCTTGATGCATAGCATTGAGCCGTTTCTTTTTATGGAGTGAGATCATGTACTGGATTAACGGCAAGCGGCTCAATCAGGTGCCGATTAATGATCGATCTTTTCAATATGGTGATGGCGGTTTCACCACGATTTTGACTCAGTACGGGCAGATTCAGCACTGGCCGCTGCACCAGCTACGATTACAAGCTTGTCTCGATGCGTTACATATCACTCAACCTGATTGGATTTTAGTGCAAGAAGGCTTGAAAGAAATGGTTCTGCCTGATGCCAAAGCGGGGCTCAAAATACATATTAGCCGAGGGGTTGGTGGTCGTGGTTATAGCCCTACTCAAGTCAGCGAAAGCAGTGTTACTATTAGCGCCTTTCCTTTTCCTCCTCACTATGAGCAATGGCGTCAAACTGGAGTGGCATTAGGAATTTGTGAACAACGTATGGGATTAAATCCTATGCTCGCGGGTCATAAACATAATAATCGACTTGAGCAGGTTTTACTTAAGCGAGAGATGGAACAGGCTGGATTCGATGATGGTATTTGTCTCGATCTCCAAGATAGGGTGATTGAAACGACAGCCGCCAACGTGTTTTGGTGTAAAAATGGTAGTGTTTTTACACCTTGTTTAAAAAATTCAGGAGTCGCAGGCATCGCGCGACGACGCGTGATGGAAATTGCCAAACTTTTAGGATGGCCTGTGGTAATTGATGAGTTTGCGCTTGAGTCTATGCTGGCTGCGGATGAAGTTTTCATCACCAATGCGCTGCTTGAAGTTGCTCCAGTAAAGCAAATTGGTGCACAGCAATATACGATAGGTAGTATGACGCGACGAATTCAGGAGAGTAGTAATTCGTGATTAAAAAGCTGGTATTGGTTTTTGTTGCCCTGATCTGTGTTGTGGCAGGTGGCTATTTTTATTTTGTCAATCAGATGGATAAGTACCTTGCTCAGCCACTAGGGATTGAGCAGGCGCAGCTTGTTACGATTGCCCCAGGCACAAGCCTAAGTCGTGAACTTATAGTATTGACGGAACAAGAATGGATTAAAGGCAGTTTTGTGGCTGACTGGGTGCGTCGGTTCCATCCTGAACTCTCCAAGATTAAGGCGGGGACTTATAAACTGCTGCCCGAAATGAGTTTAGAACAAGCTCTTGCTCTACTGGTTTCAGGTAAAGAACATCAATTTTCGATTACTTTCGTCGAAGGTAGTCGTTTTCAAGAATGGCGAACCATTATTGAAAATAACGAAAATATTGAAAAACAGCTGACTGGGCTGTCTGAAGTTGAAATTGCTAAAGTTTTAGGGCTTGAACAAGAGAAGCTAGAAGGGTTATTTCTAGCTGAAACGTATCATTTCACTAAAGGCACAAGCGATGTCGAGATCTTGAAGCGAGCCAATCAAAAATTAGAAAAGTTTCTACAAGTGACGTGGGAACACCGCCAAGAGGGCTTGCCAATCCAAACCCCTTATGAAGCCTTGATATTGGCCTCGATCATCGAAAAAGAGACCTCGATAGCGGAAGAGCGTGAACGTATTGCTGCTGTCTTTATCAACCGTTTGAACAAACGAATGCGGCTACAAACGGATCCCACAGTGATCTACGGGATGGGAGAAACGTACGATGGCAACATCCGTAAAAAAGACTTACGTGCGCGTACACCCTATAACACCTATGTGATTAGCGGTTTGCCGCCTACACCGATTGCGATGCCTGGCGAAGCGTCGATATATGCTGCGCTCAACCCAGAGCAAAGCAGCTACCTTTACTTTGTGGCGAGCGGGGAAGGTGGTCACACCTTTTCGAAATCGTTGGCGGATCACAATCGTGCCGTGCGGGCTTATCTTAAAAAACTTAGAACGAAAAAATGAACGCAAAATTTATCGTAATTGAAGGGCTTGAAGGCGCAGGAAAAAGCACCGCTATTCAAGTCGTCGTTGAAACCTTACATCAACATGGTATTGAGCAAATCACTCGTACACGTGAGCCGGGTGGTACGGTATTGGCTGAAAAGCTACGCACTTTAGTAAAAGAAGATCATCCGGGTGAAGAGCTAAAAGACATCACAGAGCTACTACTCGTTTATGCTGCGCGCGTGCAGTTAGTTGAGAACGTGATCAAGCCCGCTTTAGCAAAAGGGCAATGGGTGGTCGGTGATCGCCATGA is a genomic window containing:
- the fabF gene encoding beta-ketoacyl-ACP synthase II, which gives rise to MSKRRVVVTGMGMLSPVGNTVESSWKALLAGQSGIVNIEHFDTTNFSTRFAGLVKGFDCEQYMSKKDARKMDLFIQYGIAAGIQALEDSGLEVNEENAARIGVAIGSGIGGLELIETGHQALMEKGPRKVSPFFVPSTIVNMIAGNLSIMRGLRGPNIAISTACTTGLHNIGHAARMIAYGDADAMVAGGAEKASTPLGMAGFGAAKALSTRNDEPQKASRPWDKDRDGFVLGDGAGVMVLEEYEHAKARGAKIYAEVVGFGMSGDAYHMTSPSEDGSGGALAMEAAMRDAGVTGEQIGYVNAHGTSTPAGDVAEVKGIKRALGEAGTKQVLISSTKSMTGHLLGAAGSAEAIITVMSLVDQIVPPTINLDNPEEELGVDLVPHVARKVENMEYAMCNSFGFGGTNGSLIFKRM
- the acpP gene encoding acyl carrier protein yields the protein MSNIEERVKKIIVEQLGVDEAEVKNESSFVEDLGADSLDTVELVMALEEEFDTEIPDEEAEKITTVQAAIDYVTSNAQ
- the mltG gene encoding endolytic transglycosylase MltG — protein: MIKKLVLVFVALICVVAGGYFYFVNQMDKYLAQPLGIEQAQLVTIAPGTSLSRELIVLTEQEWIKGSFVADWVRRFHPELSKIKAGTYKLLPEMSLEQALALLVSGKEHQFSITFVEGSRFQEWRTIIENNENIEKQLTGLSEVEIAKVLGLEQEKLEGLFLAETYHFTKGTSDVEILKRANQKLEKFLQVTWEHRQEGLPIQTPYEALILASIIEKETSIAEERERIAAVFINRLNKRMRLQTDPTVIYGMGETYDGNIRKKDLRARTPYNTYVISGLPPTPIAMPGEASIYAALNPEQSSYLYFVASGEGGHTFSKSLADHNRAVRAYLKKLRTKK
- the pabC gene encoding aminodeoxychorismate lyase; translation: MYWINGKRLNQVPINDRSFQYGDGGFTTILTQYGQIQHWPLHQLRLQACLDALHITQPDWILVQEGLKEMVLPDAKAGLKIHISRGVGGRGYSPTQVSESSVTISAFPFPPHYEQWRQTGVALGICEQRMGLNPMLAGHKHNNRLEQVLLKREMEQAGFDDGICLDLQDRVIETTAANVFWCKNGSVFTPCLKNSGVAGIARRRVMEIAKLLGWPVVIDEFALESMLAADEVFITNALLEVAPVKQIGAQQYTIGSMTRRIQESSNS
- the fabG gene encoding 3-oxoacyl-ACP reductase FabG — its product is MNLEGKVALVTGASRGIGKAIAELLAERGAKVIGTATSESGAQAISDYLGDNGKGMALNVTNPESIEAVLKTITDEFGGVDILVNNAGITRDNLLMRMKEEEWSDIMETNLTSIFRLSKAVLRGMMKKRHGRIINVGSVVGTMGNAGQANYAAAKAGVIGFTKSMAREVASRGVTVNTVAPGFIETDMTKALNDDQRTATLAQVPAGRLGDPREIASAVAFLASPEAAYITGETLHVNGGMYMI